The following proteins come from a genomic window of Pseudomonas sp. Z8(2022):
- a CDS encoding c-type cytochrome — protein MNLMKKMLAVPAAVLALWAVTAQATTDEAIAERLKPVGEVCIMGEECKGVETVAASAGGARTADDIIAKHCNACHGAGVLGAPKIGDTAAWKERADHQGGLDGILAKAISGINAMPPKGTCADCSDDELREAIQKMSGL, from the coding sequence GTGAATCTGATGAAGAAAATGCTGGCAGTACCGGCTGCCGTATTGGCCCTGTGGGCAGTGACTGCTCAGGCCACGACCGATGAAGCCATCGCCGAGCGCCTCAAGCCTGTCGGCGAAGTGTGCATCATGGGCGAAGAGTGCAAGGGCGTCGAAACCGTCGCTGCTTCCGCCGGTGGTGCCCGCACCGCTGACGACATCATCGCCAAGCACTGCAACGCCTGCCATGGCGCCGGCGTACTGGGAGCTCCGAAAATCGGTGACACCGCTGCCTGGAAAGAGCGCGCCGACCACCAGGGCGGCCTTGACGGCATCCTGGCCAAGGCCATCTCCGGTATCAACGCCATGCCGCCGAAAGGCACCTGTGCCGACTGCTCGGACGACGAGCTGCGCGAAGCGATCCAGAAGATGTCCGGTCTGTAA
- a CDS encoding sterol desaturase family protein: MAASNKWLMSSFAYYLDFFTVPLLVALALWLGPVQFWQIAAGVLIWSFVEYAMHRFLFHSLYRREHWTHHVDVLALIGISSWKTTATFIGLLLLAQALGLASLLAGVMLGYLAYIGLHYVMHRPEHWFYRFIPGLIANHDLHHQRGVEQNFGVSSPLWDHVFGTYVCVQQDELAERMES, from the coding sequence ATGGCAGCCAGCAACAAGTGGTTGATGTCCTCGTTCGCCTACTACCTGGATTTTTTCACGGTGCCGCTGCTGGTCGCGCTTGCCCTTTGGCTGGGCCCCGTGCAGTTCTGGCAGATCGCTGCAGGTGTTCTGATCTGGAGCTTCGTCGAGTACGCCATGCACCGCTTTCTGTTTCACTCCCTGTATCGACGCGAGCACTGGACGCACCATGTCGACGTGCTGGCGCTGATCGGGATTTCCAGCTGGAAGACCACGGCGACCTTCATCGGGCTGTTGCTCCTGGCCCAGGCGCTCGGGCTGGCCTCGCTGCTCGCCGGGGTGATGCTGGGTTACCTGGCGTACATCGGCCTGCACTACGTGATGCACCGGCCCGAGCACTGGTTCTATCGCTTCATTCCGGGGCTGATCGCCAACCATGATCTGCACCACCAGCGCGGCGTTGAACAGAATTTCGGGGTTTCCTCGCCGCTCTGGGATCATGTCTTCGGTACATACGTATGCGTGCAGCAGGACGAACTGGCCGAGAGAATGGAGTCCTGA
- a CDS encoding cupin domain-containing protein, which translates to MDVGVRLQSIRKLKGLSQRELAKRAGVTNSTISMIEKNSVSPSISSLKKVLSGIPMSLVEFFSLDMEQENQIQVVYRASELTDICSGAITMKLIGKAHPSRAISFLDETYPAGSDTGDEMYAHEGEEAGMLVEGRLELTVGNEVFILEPGDSYYFESSKPHRFRNPFDVPARLISATTPANF; encoded by the coding sequence TTGGACGTCGGTGTTCGACTGCAATCGATTCGTAAGCTCAAAGGTCTTTCCCAGCGTGAGCTCGCCAAGCGGGCGGGCGTCACCAACAGCACCATTTCCATGATCGAGAAGAACAGCGTGAGCCCCTCGATCAGCTCACTGAAGAAGGTGCTGAGCGGTATTCCCATGTCGCTGGTGGAGTTCTTCTCCCTCGACATGGAGCAGGAGAACCAGATTCAGGTGGTCTACAGGGCCTCCGAGCTGACCGATATCTGCAGTGGCGCCATCACCATGAAACTGATCGGCAAGGCTCATCCGAGCCGCGCCATCTCCTTTCTCGACGAGACCTATCCGGCCGGCAGCGATACCGGTGACGAGATGTACGCCCACGAGGGCGAGGAAGCCGGCATGCTGGTCGAAGGCAGGCTGGAGCTGACCGTGGGCAACGAGGTGTTCATCCTCGAGCCGGGAGACAGCTACTACTTCGAGAGCAGCAAGCCGCACCGCTTCCGCAATCCGTTCGATGTGCCGGCGCGTCTGATCAGCGCCACCACGCCTGCCAACTTCTGA
- the alr gene encoding alanine racemase encodes MRPARALIDLQALRHNYQLARELSGARALAVVKADAYGHGAVRCAQALEDQADGFAVACIEEALALREAGIRAPILLLEGFFEADELALIDQHDLWCVVHSQWQIEAVEQAQLSKPLTVWLKLDSGMHRVGLHPSDYQQAYRRLLASGKVSKIVLMSHFARADELECERTAEQLAIFQQAGAGLSAEVSLRNSPALLGWPQVPSDWVRPGIMLYGATPFEQAQELAARLRPVMTLESKVISVRELPAGEPVGYGARFVADRPTRVGVVAMGYADGYPRHAPTGTPVMVDGQPTRLIGRVSMDMLTVDLTDLPQAGLGSRVELWGKQVLASDVAMAAGSIPYQIFCNLRRVPLLYLGAETR; translated from the coding sequence ATGCGTCCTGCCCGTGCCCTGATCGATCTGCAAGCGCTTCGTCACAATTACCAACTGGCCCGCGAACTGAGCGGCGCCCGTGCCCTGGCCGTGGTCAAGGCCGATGCCTACGGGCATGGCGCGGTGCGCTGTGCCCAGGCGCTGGAAGACCAGGCGGACGGTTTTGCCGTGGCCTGTATCGAGGAGGCGCTGGCACTGCGCGAGGCGGGAATCAGGGCGCCGATCCTGCTGCTCGAAGGTTTCTTCGAGGCCGATGAACTGGCGCTGATCGACCAGCATGATCTGTGGTGCGTGGTTCACTCGCAGTGGCAGATCGAGGCCGTCGAACAGGCCCAACTGAGCAAGCCGCTGACTGTCTGGCTCAAGCTCGACAGCGGCATGCACCGCGTCGGCCTGCATCCGAGCGATTACCAGCAGGCATACCGCCGTCTGCTGGCCAGCGGCAAGGTCAGCAAGATCGTGCTGATGAGCCACTTCGCCCGTGCCGACGAGCTCGAGTGTGAACGTACCGCAGAGCAGCTGGCCATCTTCCAGCAGGCTGGTGCAGGTCTGAGCGCCGAGGTCAGCCTGCGCAATTCGCCTGCTCTGCTGGGCTGGCCGCAGGTGCCCAGCGACTGGGTGCGTCCGGGCATCATGCTGTATGGCGCCACGCCGTTCGAGCAGGCCCAGGAGCTGGCCGCACGCCTGCGTCCGGTAATGACTCTGGAGTCTAAGGTCATCAGCGTGCGCGAACTGCCGGCCGGCGAACCCGTGGGTTATGGTGCGCGTTTCGTCGCCGACCGTCCGACGCGTGTCGGCGTGGTCGCCATGGGGTATGCCGATGGCTATCCGCGCCACGCACCGACCGGCACCCCGGTAATGGTAGACGGCCAGCCGACCCGCCTGATCGGCCGAGTGTCGATGGACATGCTCACCGTCGACCTAACCGATCTGCCACAAGCGGGCCTGGGCAGTCGTGTCGAGCTGTGGGGCAAGCAGGTGCTGGCCAGCGACGTGGCCATGGCGGCGGGCAGCATTCCCTATCAGATTTTCTGCAACCTGAGGCGGGTACCGCTGCTCTATCTCGGGGCTGAAACCCGTTAG
- a CDS encoding RidA family protein — MSIQRLHVAKRYSEVVIHNGTIYLAGQLADEFDDDIREQTRQTLANIDRMLAEGGSDKSKILSLTIFLKDMADYDGLNAEYDAWVADGAAPARACVEARMYRPDVLVEMCVVAAV, encoded by the coding sequence ATGTCCATTCAGCGTCTGCACGTTGCCAAGCGTTACAGCGAAGTGGTGATCCACAACGGCACCATCTACCTCGCCGGTCAGCTGGCCGATGAGTTCGATGATGATATCCGCGAGCAGACCCGGCAGACCCTGGCCAATATCGACCGCATGCTTGCCGAGGGCGGCAGCGACAAGAGCAAGATCCTGTCGTTGACCATCTTCCTCAAGGACATGGCCGATTACGATGGGCTCAACGCCGAGTACGACGCCTGGGTCGCCGACGGCGCTGCGCCGGCGCGGGCTTGTGTCGAGGCGCGGATGTACCGCCCCGACGTGCTGGTCGAAATGTGTGTGGTGGCTGCCGTCTGA
- the dadA gene encoding D-amino acid dehydrogenase: MRVLVLGSGVIGTASAYYLARQGFEVVVVDRQNGPALETSFANAGQVSPGYASPWAAPGVPLKAIKWLLQKHAPLAIKATGDVDQYLWMAQMLRNCTASRYAINKERMVRLSEYSRDCLDELRAETGISYEGRQLGTTQLFRTQAQVDAAAKDIAVLEASGVPFELLDRDGIVRVEPALAGVKHKLAGALRLPNDQTGDCQMFTTKLADMAKALGVEFRFGQNIQRLDAVGDRINGVWIDGKLETADRYVLALGSYSPQLLKPLGIRAPVYPLKGYSLTVPITNPDMAPTSTILDETYKVAITRFDGRIRVGGMAEIAGFDLSLNPRRRETLEMITSDLYPEGGDLQRADFWTGLRPATPDGTPIVGGTAFRNLFLNTGHGTLGWTMACGSGRFLADLMANKRPQISAEGLDISRYGSSVRQPDLQHTAPAH, from the coding sequence ATGCGTGTTCTGGTTCTCGGCAGCGGTGTGATTGGTACCGCGAGTGCTTACTACCTTGCTCGCCAGGGCTTCGAGGTGGTGGTCGTCGACCGTCAGAACGGCCCGGCGCTGGAAACCAGCTTCGCCAACGCCGGCCAGGTTTCTCCGGGCTACGCTTCGCCCTGGGCGGCGCCGGGTGTGCCGCTGAAGGCCATCAAGTGGCTGTTGCAGAAGCACGCCCCGCTGGCGATCAAGGCTACCGGCGATGTCGACCAGTACCTGTGGATGGCGCAGATGCTGCGCAACTGCACTGCCAGCCGCTATGCGATCAACAAGGAACGCATGGTGCGCCTGTCCGAGTACAGCCGCGATTGCCTCGATGAGCTGCGTGCCGAGACCGGTATCAGCTATGAAGGCCGTCAGCTCGGCACCACCCAGCTGTTCCGCACCCAGGCTCAGGTCGATGCCGCCGCCAAGGACATCGCCGTACTGGAAGCCTCCGGCGTACCTTTCGAGCTGCTCGACCGCGACGGTATCGTCCGCGTCGAACCGGCCCTGGCCGGCGTCAAGCACAAGCTGGCCGGTGCCCTGCGCCTGCCCAACGATCAGACCGGCGACTGCCAGATGTTCACCACCAAACTGGCGGACATGGCCAAGGCGCTCGGCGTCGAGTTCCGTTTCGGCCAGAACATCCAGCGCCTGGACGCCGTGGGCGACCGCATCAACGGCGTGTGGATCGACGGCAAGCTGGAAACCGCTGATCGCTACGTGCTGGCGCTCGGCAGCTACAGCCCGCAGCTGCTCAAGCCGCTGGGCATCCGCGCTCCGGTATATCCGCTCAAGGGTTACTCGCTGACGGTGCCGATCACCAACCCGGACATGGCACCGACCTCGACCATCCTCGACGAAACCTACAAGGTCGCCATCACCCGTTTCGACGGTCGCATCCGCGTCGGCGGCATGGCCGAGATCGCCGGTTTCGATCTGTCGCTCAACCCGCGTCGTCGCGAAACCCTGGAAATGATCACCTCCGACCTCTACCCTGAGGGCGGCGATCTGCAGCGCGCCGATTTCTGGACCGGTCTGCGTCCGGCCACACCCGATGGCACACCCATCGTGGGCGGCACCGCCTTCCGTAACCTGTTCCTCAACACCGGGCACGGCACGCTCGGTTGGACCATGGCCTGCGGCTCGGGCCGTTTCCTGGCCGATCTGATGGCCAACAAGCGCCCGCAGATCAGCGCCGAGGGGCTGGATATTTCCCGTTACGGCTCCAGCGTCCGTCAGCCCGACCTGCAGCACACCGCCCCCGCCCACTGA
- the dadR gene encoding transcriptional regulator DadR: MRTQHQSRRELDKIDRNILRILQEDGRISFTELGERVGLSTTPCTERVRRLEREGIIMGYHARLNPQHLKASLLVFVEISLDYKSGDTFEDFRRAVLKLPHVLECHLVSGDFDYLVKARINEMASYRKLLGDILLKLPHVRESKSYIVMEEVKESLALPVPE, translated from the coding sequence ATGAGAACCCAGCATCAAAGCCGTCGCGAACTGGACAAGATCGACCGCAACATCCTCCGTATCCTGCAGGAGGACGGGCGTATCAGCTTTACCGAGCTGGGCGAGCGCGTGGGGCTGTCGACCACGCCCTGCACCGAACGCGTACGCCGCCTGGAGCGCGAAGGCATCATCATGGGCTACCACGCCCGCCTCAATCCGCAGCACCTCAAGGCCAGCCTGCTGGTGTTCGTCGAAATCAGCCTGGACTACAAGTCCGGCGACACCTTCGAGGATTTCCGCCGCGCCGTGCTCAAGCTGCCGCACGTGCTGGAGTGCCATCTGGTATCCGGCGACTTCGACTATCTGGTGAAGGCGCGCATCAACGAAATGGCCAGCTACCGCAAGCTGCTCGGCGACATCCTGCTCAAGCTGCCGCACGTCCGCGAGTCGAAGAGCTACATCGTCATGGAAGAAGTGAAGGAGAGCCTGGCACTACCGGTGCCGGAGTGA
- a CDS encoding YkgJ family cysteine cluster protein: MSCTDRKIDHLRRQIPRFDCVPGCHDCCGPVTASSEELARLPVKSDAEHDAALAEYNCVHLGPEGCTVYDQRPLICRLFGTTPNLRCPHGRGPEQPVEPAVERQVHRLIATTRQRLV; encoded by the coding sequence ATGAGCTGCACCGACCGCAAGATCGACCACCTGCGCCGACAGATTCCACGTTTCGACTGCGTGCCCGGTTGCCACGACTGCTGTGGCCCGGTTACGGCGTCGTCCGAGGAGCTGGCGCGCCTGCCGGTCAAGAGCGACGCCGAGCATGATGCGGCGCTGGCCGAGTACAACTGCGTGCACCTGGGCCCGGAGGGTTGCACGGTGTATGACCAGCGCCCGCTGATCTGTCGTCTGTTCGGCACCACGCCGAATCTGCGATGCCCCCACGGCCGCGGGCCGGAGCAGCCTGTTGAGCCTGCTGTCGAGCGCCAGGTGCACCGCCTGATCGCCACGACCCGGCAACGCCTGGTGTAG
- a CDS encoding NAD(P)/FAD-dependent oxidoreductase → MNARVHQPVHSSQHAASYYAASVNRQQAYPPLAGEVVVDVCVVGGGFSGLNTAIELAQKGLTVALLEARKIGWGASGRNGGQLIRGVGHDVEQFEPIVGKDGVRQFKLMGLEAVEIVRSRVEQFRIDCDLTWGYCDLANKPEHMDGFAEDKAELESLGYRHEMRMVLRERIHEVVGSDNYHGAMIDMGSGHLHPLNLALGEAAAAQSLGVQLFEESPVTGIDYGNEVRVHTATGQVRAKYLVLACNAYINDLNPTLSGKVLPAGSYIIATEQLSAEQAQQLIPQNMALCDQRVTVDYYRLSADRRLLFGGACHYSGRDPADIAAYMRPKMLKVFPQLANARIDYQWGGMIGIGANRLPQIGRLKDQPNVFHAQAYAGHGVNATHLAGKLLAEAIAGQESRGFDLFAQVPHMTFPGGKHLRSPLLALGMAWHRLKELL, encoded by the coding sequence ATGAACGCCCGCGTTCACCAGCCCGTCCACAGCTCCCAGCACGCCGCCTCCTACTATGCCGCCAGCGTCAATCGTCAGCAGGCCTATCCGCCCCTCGCCGGTGAAGTGGTCGTGGACGTGTGCGTCGTCGGTGGTGGTTTCAGCGGTCTGAATACCGCCATCGAGCTGGCCCAGAAGGGGCTGACGGTGGCATTGCTGGAAGCGCGCAAGATCGGCTGGGGCGCCAGCGGTCGCAATGGCGGGCAGCTGATTCGTGGGGTCGGCCATGATGTCGAACAGTTCGAACCGATAGTCGGCAAGGACGGCGTGCGCCAGTTCAAGCTGATGGGCCTGGAGGCCGTCGAGATCGTGCGCAGCCGCGTCGAACAGTTTCGCATCGACTGCGACCTGACCTGGGGCTACTGCGACCTGGCCAACAAGCCGGAGCACATGGATGGCTTCGCCGAGGACAAGGCCGAGCTGGAAAGCCTCGGCTATCGCCATGAGATGCGCATGGTGCTGCGCGAGCGCATCCATGAAGTGGTCGGATCCGACAACTATCACGGCGCCATGATCGACATGGGCTCGGGCCACCTGCACCCGCTCAATCTGGCGCTCGGCGAAGCGGCAGCCGCCCAGTCACTGGGCGTGCAGCTGTTCGAGGAGTCGCCGGTAACCGGCATCGACTATGGCAACGAAGTGAGGGTGCATACCGCCACCGGCCAGGTACGCGCCAAGTACCTGGTGCTGGCCTGCAACGCCTATATCAATGACCTCAACCCGACGCTGAGCGGCAAGGTACTGCCCGCCGGCAGCTATATCATCGCCACCGAGCAGCTGTCCGCGGAACAGGCGCAGCAACTGATTCCGCAGAACATGGCACTGTGCGACCAGCGCGTGACAGTTGACTACTACCGCCTTTCGGCCGACCGCCGCCTGCTGTTCGGCGGTGCCTGCCACTATTCGGGACGCGACCCGGCCGACATCGCCGCCTACATGCGGCCGAAGATGCTCAAGGTATTCCCGCAACTGGCCAACGCGCGCATCGACTATCAGTGGGGCGGTATGATTGGTATCGGTGCCAACCGCCTGCCGCAAATCGGCCGCCTCAAGGACCAGCCCAATGTGTTCCATGCCCAGGCCTACGCGGGGCACGGCGTCAATGCCACGCACCTGGCCGGCAAGCTGCTTGCCGAGGCCATCGCCGGGCAGGAAAGCCGCGGCTTCGACCTGTTCGCCCAGGTCCCGCACATGACCTTCCCCGGCGGCAAGCACCTGCGCTCGCCGCTGCTGGCACTGGGAATGGCCTGGCACCGGCTGAAAGAGCTGCTATAG
- a CDS encoding DUF1127 domain-containing protein gives MSGCSKTDFAALGEWAEAAPHEGEARYFGRNWPAFWRRLSTRRALRKLGDQQLRDIGLNRAQAEREANLPFWKL, from the coding sequence ATGAGCGGATGCAGCAAGACAGATTTCGCGGCGCTGGGCGAGTGGGCAGAGGCAGCGCCGCACGAGGGTGAGGCTCGCTACTTCGGCCGCAACTGGCCGGCTTTCTGGCGTCGCCTGAGTACGCGCCGCGCGCTGCGCAAGCTCGGCGACCAGCAGCTGCGCGATATCGGTCTGAATCGCGCCCAGGCCGAGCGTGAGGCGAATCTGCCGTTCTGGAAGCTATAG
- a CDS encoding PLP-dependent aminotransferase family protein: MTLYLNLAELLGTRIEHGLYRPGDRLPSIRSLSQEHGVSLSTVQQAYRHLEDLGLAAPKPKSGYFVPLGRQMPALPQISRAAQRPVEVSQWDHVLELISSSPQHDMLQLGRGRPDIGSPTLKPLLRNLSRQARRQDPDVLTYGGIRGDLRLREQIARLMLDSGCQLTAEDLVVTTGCHEALSAAVRAICQPGDIVAVDSPSFHGVMQALKGFGMKALELPTDPLTGINLDALEMALEQWPIKAIQLTPNCNNPLGYIMPDANKRALIALAQRFDVAIIEDDVYADLAYSYPRPRSIKSYDEDGRVLFCSSFSKTLAPGLRVGWIAPGRYLEQVVHMKYLGTGSTAQLPQLALAEYLRDGHYEPHLRRMRAQYLRSRDLMVDWVSRYFPAGTRVSRPQGSFMLWAEMPQGFDSQKLNRALLPHKIQIAPGSIFSAAGKYRNCIRLNYAEPPSEVIEAAVKQIGATIAELIEEADLQQTGAPGQER; the protein is encoded by the coding sequence ATGACGCTCTATCTGAACCTGGCCGAACTGCTCGGCACCCGCATCGAGCATGGGCTCTACCGCCCAGGCGACCGCCTGCCCTCGATACGCAGCCTGAGCCAGGAACACGGCGTCAGCCTGAGCACCGTACAGCAGGCCTACCGCCACCTCGAAGACTTGGGGCTGGCCGCGCCGAAACCGAAGTCCGGATACTTCGTGCCGCTGGGACGGCAGATGCCCGCTCTGCCCCAGATCAGCCGCGCGGCGCAGCGACCGGTGGAAGTCTCGCAGTGGGATCACGTGCTGGAACTGATCAGCAGCTCACCGCAGCACGACATGCTGCAGTTGGGCCGTGGCCGACCGGATATCGGCAGCCCGACACTCAAGCCTCTGCTACGCAATCTGTCGCGCCAGGCGCGCCGGCAGGACCCGGACGTGCTGACCTATGGCGGCATTCGCGGCGACCTGCGCCTGCGTGAGCAGATCGCCCGCCTGATGCTCGATTCAGGCTGCCAGCTGACTGCCGAGGACCTGGTGGTCACCACCGGCTGCCACGAAGCGCTTTCAGCGGCGGTACGCGCCATCTGCCAGCCCGGCGACATCGTCGCGGTCGACTCGCCGAGCTTCCATGGCGTCATGCAGGCGCTCAAGGGCTTCGGCATGAAAGCGCTGGAGCTGCCCACCGACCCGCTCACCGGGATCAACCTCGACGCCCTGGAAATGGCTCTGGAGCAGTGGCCGATCAAGGCCATTCAACTGACGCCCAACTGCAACAACCCGCTCGGCTACATCATGCCCGACGCCAACAAGCGCGCACTGATCGCCCTGGCGCAGCGCTTCGACGTGGCCATCATCGAGGACGACGTGTACGCCGACCTCGCCTACAGCTACCCGCGCCCGCGCAGCATCAAATCCTACGACGAGGATGGCCGCGTGCTGTTCTGCAGCTCCTTCTCCAAGACCCTGGCGCCAGGCCTGCGGGTCGGCTGGATTGCCCCCGGTCGCTATCTGGAGCAGGTGGTGCACATGAAGTACCTAGGCACCGGCAGCACCGCGCAACTGCCGCAACTGGCGCTGGCCGAGTACCTCAGGGACGGACATTACGAACCGCACCTGCGGCGCATGCGCGCGCAGTACCTGCGCAGTCGCGATCTGATGGTGGACTGGGTCAGCCGCTACTTCCCCGCCGGCACGCGGGTCAGCCGTCCGCAGGGCAGCTTCATGCTCTGGGCAGAGATGCCGCAGGGCTTCGACAGCCAGAAGCTCAACCGCGCGCTGCTGCCGCACAAGATCCAGATTGCGCCGGGCAGCATCTTTTCGGCGGCCGGCAAGTACCGCAACTGCATCCGCCTCAACTACGCCGAGCCGCCGAGCGAGGTGATCGAGGCGGCGGTGAAGCAGATCGGCGCAACCATCGCCGAGCTGATCGAGGAGGCCGACCTGCAGCAGACCGGGGCCCCGGGGCAAGAACGCTGA